A window of the Butyricimonas virosa genome harbors these coding sequences:
- a CDS encoding DRTGG domain-containing protein, translating to MTVQDIVSQLNLTVCSGQEGLQREVKGGYTSDLLSDVMGHAQEGDVWVTLQTHKNVMAIASLKEIAAIILVKGHLPEEDTLEESNNENIPILSSPLQTFEITGQLYKLLHP from the coding sequence ATGACAGTACAAGACATTGTTTCCCAGCTAAACCTCACGGTATGTTCCGGACAAGAAGGTTTACAACGAGAAGTTAAAGGCGGCTACACGTCCGATTTGTTAAGTGATGTCATGGGACATGCCCAAGAAGGAGATGTATGGGTCACCCTACAAACACACAAAAACGTCATGGCTATCGCCTCCTTGAAAGAAATCGCGGCCATCATTCTGGTCAAAGGACACCTCCCGGAAGAAGATACGCTGGAAGAAAGCAATAACGAAAACATCCCCATTCTCTCCAGCCCGTTACAGACTTTCGAAATCACGGGACAATTGTACAAACTACTTCACCCGTAA
- a CDS encoding response regulator: MTRRKTPMDSHNTLPIKKLLVAEDNESNFLLVMAILKKEYQIIHAVDGVETLQKYRQYSPDAILMDLKMPNMDGLEATREIRKLNTYIPIIIVSAFAFDSDKQEANEAGCTDYLTKPIDSRLLKETLKKYLS, translated from the coding sequence TTGACACGAAGAAAAACACCTATGGATAGTCATAACACATTGCCCATCAAAAAATTACTCGTTGCCGAAGACAATGAAAGTAATTTTCTTTTAGTCATGGCTATCTTGAAAAAAGAATACCAGATCATCCATGCCGTAGATGGAGTGGAAACCCTCCAAAAATACCGACAATACTCTCCCGACGCCATTCTCATGGATCTCAAAATGCCAAACATGGACGGATTGGAAGCTACCCGTGAAATCCGGAAATTAAACACATATATCCCCATCATCATCGTGAGCGCTTTTGCCTTCGACAGTGACAAGCAAGAAGCAAACGAAGCCGGTTGTACGGACTATCTTACGAAACCGATCGACTCTCGTTTATTAAAAGAAACTTTGAAAAAATACCTTTCCTGA
- a CDS encoding (2Fe-2S) ferredoxin domain-containing protein produces MEKIKSLADLKRIKENVQTKIDLREKSEQVENLIQIKVAMATCGIAAGSKDTMNYFIENLEKNGIAAVVTQTGCMGYCYAEPTVEITKPGKDPIVFGHVTTERAEEIIQKYLKNDELVADIIPVNFETI; encoded by the coding sequence ATGGAAAAAATCAAATCACTCGCGGACCTCAAACGCATCAAAGAAAACGTGCAGACGAAGATTGATCTTCGGGAGAAAAGTGAACAGGTTGAAAACCTGATCCAGATTAAAGTGGCTATGGCAACTTGCGGGATCGCCGCAGGTAGTAAGGACACCATGAACTACTTTATCGAGAACCTGGAGAAAAACGGGATTGCTGCCGTGGTTACACAAACCGGATGCATGGGGTACTGTTACGCGGAACCGACCGTGGAAATCACAAAACCGGGGAAAGACCCGATCGTGTTCGGACATGTAACGACCGAAAGAGCCGAAGAAATCATTCAGAAATACCTGAAGAATGACGAGCTCGTGGCCGACATCATTCCGGTAAATTTTGAAACAATCTAA
- a CDS encoding NADH-quinone oxidoreductase subunit NuoF, which yields MSYKMHILVCGGTGCRASASHQIITRLEECLKEKNLEDEVQVIATGCFGFCEKGPIVKVMPDNTFYVQVKPDDAEEIVNEHVIKGRKVERLLYKDPEKKEAVSDSKHMGFYKKQLRIALRNCGFIDPENIEEYIAREGYSALAKCITEMKPEEVINEIKLSGLRGRGGGGFPTGLKWEFASKYQADQKYVVCNADEGDPGAFMDRSIMEGDPHSVIEAMAICGYSIGATKGLVYIRAEYPLAIQRLKTAIHQAEEFGLLGENIFGTDFSFNIELRYGAGAFVCGEETALIHSMEGHRGEPTMKPPFPAESGYLNRPTNVNNVETLANIPAIIMKGANWFNKIGTERSKGTKVFALAGKINNVGLIEVPMGTTLREVIYEIGGGIKNGKKFKAVQTGGPSGGCLTEKHLDVPIDFDNLLASGSMMGSGGMIVMDEDDCMVSVAKFYLEFTVEESCGKCTPCRIGNKRLHETLDKITQGKGTMEDLETLKNLSRVIKDTALCGLGQTSPNPVLSTIDNFYDEYLAHIKDKKCPAGQCKALLMFHIDPELCIGCGLCARNCPVDAIVGERKEPHFINTAKCIKCGACMEKCKFKAVSTR from the coding sequence ATGAGTTATAAAATGCATATCCTCGTTTGTGGTGGAACGGGATGTAGAGCATCTGCCAGTCACCAGATTATTACCAGACTGGAAGAATGTTTAAAAGAGAAAAACCTAGAAGACGAAGTTCAGGTCATCGCAACCGGTTGTTTCGGTTTCTGTGAAAAAGGACCGATCGTGAAAGTCATGCCTGACAACACCTTCTACGTACAGGTTAAGCCGGATGACGCCGAGGAAATTGTAAATGAACATGTTATCAAAGGACGTAAAGTCGAAAGATTATTATATAAAGATCCGGAAAAGAAAGAAGCAGTAAGCGACTCGAAACACATGGGTTTCTACAAGAAACAACTGCGGATCGCCTTGCGTAACTGCGGATTCATTGACCCGGAAAATATTGAAGAATACATCGCACGTGAAGGATATTCCGCGTTAGCAAAATGTATCACCGAGATGAAACCGGAAGAAGTGATCAACGAGATCAAATTATCCGGACTTCGCGGTCGTGGAGGTGGTGGATTCCCCACCGGATTGAAATGGGAATTCGCGAGCAAATACCAGGCTGACCAGAAATACGTGGTTTGTAATGCTGACGAAGGTGACCCGGGCGCATTCATGGACCGTTCCATCATGGAAGGTGATCCACATTCGGTTATTGAAGCCATGGCCATTTGCGGATACAGTATTGGGGCTACCAAAGGGTTGGTTTACATCCGTGCCGAATACCCGCTTGCCATTCAACGCCTGAAAACAGCCATCCACCAAGCCGAAGAATTCGGTTTACTGGGTGAAAATATCTTCGGAACCGATTTCTCGTTCAATATCGAACTACGCTACGGGGCCGGAGCTTTCGTTTGTGGCGAGGAAACAGCATTGATCCACTCCATGGAAGGACACCGCGGAGAACCCACGATGAAACCACCTTTCCCGGCAGAATCAGGTTACCTGAATCGCCCGACCAACGTGAACAACGTGGAAACCCTGGCTAATATCCCGGCGATCATCATGAAGGGAGCCAATTGGTTCAACAAAATCGGAACGGAACGTTCCAAGGGAACCAAGGTATTCGCCCTTGCCGGAAAAATCAATAACGTGGGATTGATCGAGGTTCCCATGGGAACTACCCTTCGTGAAGTGATTTACGAGATTGGTGGCGGTATCAAAAACGGTAAAAAATTTAAAGCGGTACAAACCGGAGGTCCTTCCGGCGGTTGCTTGACCGAGAAACACTTGGATGTACCGATTGATTTCGATAACCTTCTGGCATCCGGTTCCATGATGGGTTCCGGTGGTATGATCGTGATGGACGAAGACGACTGTATGGTATCTGTTGCCAAATTCTATCTTGAATTCACAGTGGAAGAATCCTGCGGTAAATGTACACCTTGTCGTATCGGCAACAAACGCTTGCACGAAACCTTGGATAAAATCACGCAAGGTAAGGGAACCATGGAAGATCTTGAGACATTGAAAAACCTCAGCCGCGTGATCAAAGACACGGCCTTGTGCGGTCTGGGACAAACTTCCCCGAATCCGGTATTGTCTACCATAGATAACTTCTATGACGAATATCTCGCCCACATCAAAGACAAGAAATGCCCGGCAGGACAATGTAAGGCATTACTCATGTTCCACATTGACCCGGAACTTTGTATCGGATGTGGACTCTGTGCCCGAAACTGTCCGGTAGATGCCATCGTGGGTGAACGCAAAGAACCGCATTTCATCAACACGGCCAAATGTATCAAATGTGGCGCATGTATGGAGAAATGTAAGTTCAAAGCAGTAAGCACGAGATAA
- a CDS encoding PHP domain-containing protein, with protein MEIRADLHIHTVLSPCGDLDMSPANIIGMALQKGLSLIGISDHNSTRQAPVIQQLGEQQGLRVLCGTEVNTAEEVHALAYFPTLERLTAFQHFLDLHLPDIKNNPDKFGYQVVVDAEEQITYEEERLLITALDVDINTIERTVHALDGIFIPAHIDKSRFSILSQLGFVPKDLKCEALELSPHTTREQFLQQNAYLSGYKFIRSSDAHYIDDIGKVFTIISLPDLSFDSIRTAITR; from the coding sequence ATGGAAATCCGGGCCGATCTACACATACACACCGTGCTGTCACCTTGCGGGGATCTTGACATGAGTCCCGCAAACATCATCGGTATGGCATTACAGAAAGGCCTGTCCCTCATCGGAATCTCCGACCATAACTCCACCCGGCAAGCCCCCGTGATCCAGCAACTGGGCGAACAACAAGGGCTACGGGTTCTTTGTGGGACGGAAGTCAACACGGCGGAAGAAGTTCACGCCCTCGCATACTTCCCCACCTTGGAACGCCTTACCGCATTCCAGCACTTCCTCGATCTCCACCTCCCGGATATAAAAAACAATCCGGACAAATTCGGTTACCAGGTTGTAGTGGATGCCGAGGAACAGATTACATACGAAGAAGAACGGCTACTGATCACGGCCCTGGATGTTGATATAAACACGATAGAACGTACTGTTCACGCACTGGATGGCATCTTCATCCCAGCCCATATTGACAAATCCCGTTTCAGTATTCTCTCGCAACTCGGATTCGTCCCCAAAGACTTGAAATGTGAGGCTCTTGAACTCAGTCCTCACACGACACGGGAACAATTTCTTCAACAAAACGCGTACTTATCCGGGTATAAATTCATCCGCTCTTCCGATGCACATTACATTGACGACATCGGTAAAGTTTTCACGATAATCTCGCTACCGGACTTGTCATTCGATTCCATCCGAACAGCTATCACCCGTTAA
- a CDS encoding ATP-binding protein → MQTLSDHILDIAQNSIRAQASRVEIKLQENITKDSLVITIRDNGCGMDETTVAKVTDPFFTSRTVRKVGLGIPLFKQNAEATGGTLKIKSKPGEGTTIEASFGLLHWDRPPMGDIAGSIVILVSANPEINFIYRHTTEKGEYTFDTNEVKEILEGVPLNDPEIVIALRQMIRENIKEITQTS, encoded by the coding sequence ATGCAAACGTTATCGGACCATATCTTAGATATTGCCCAAAACTCGATACGAGCCCAAGCCTCTCGTGTTGAAATTAAACTGCAAGAGAATATAACGAAAGATTCTCTTGTTATTACGATCAGAGATAACGGGTGTGGTATGGACGAAACCACGGTTGCAAAAGTTACCGATCCTTTTTTCACGAGTAGAACCGTGCGTAAAGTCGGGCTGGGCATCCCTTTATTCAAACAGAATGCAGAGGCAACAGGAGGAACCTTGAAAATAAAATCAAAACCGGGAGAAGGTACCACAATCGAGGCAAGCTTCGGTCTTTTACACTGGGACAGACCACCCATGGGTGATATTGCCGGGAGCATCGTGATTCTCGTGTCGGCAAATCCCGAAATCAACTTTATTTACCGTCACACCACGGAGAAAGGGGAATATACGTTCGACACGAATGAAGTAAAAGAGATACTGGAGGGAGTACCTCTCAACGACCCGGAAATCGTTATAGCATTAAGACAAATGATCCGGGAAAACATAAAAGAGATTACACAAACAAGTTAA
- a CDS encoding [Fe-Fe] hydrogenase large subunit C-terminal domain-containing protein, which translates to MEPFYHALKVASTACIGCTHCMSLCPTQAIRIKGGLATINKNACVDCGKCLKSCPQHAIYVEQDDFNQIFNFKHRIILLPTVLFGQFSEEITEQQIFAELHQMGFTEVIEVAQASGILAKAIQRYMEKNSYERPFISSFCPAIVRLIQVRFPSLIDHIVPLKQAMDLAAIFARKKYLDKGISPDEVGIFYVTPCAAKIAAVKSPVGDDQSNIDGVINLNFIYNKIQLGLTQHRDQPVGRVTERTYLSPESIAWDLSEGEASKFEGRCLAIDEIHNVIDILEKIENDELTDIDFLELRACDHSCAGGALVVNNRFLTIERLRKRMQASKHEQQQPDFDDIQEYESYLFKQGKLREKIPPRSIEQLDENMLVAMEKMEKLNRIMSVLPQIDCGACGAPACHTLARDVVQGKAKLNQCVFMQKILCNEALMTPEESLELSEKTWGLKRFGE; encoded by the coding sequence ATGGAACCGTTTTACCACGCCTTAAAAGTTGCCAGTACTGCTTGCATCGGATGCACGCACTGCATGAGCCTCTGCCCCACGCAGGCCATCCGCATTAAAGGTGGTTTGGCAACAATAAACAAAAATGCTTGCGTCGACTGCGGCAAATGCCTCAAGTCGTGTCCGCAACATGCGATATACGTGGAGCAGGACGATTTCAATCAAATATTCAATTTCAAACACCGGATCATCCTTCTCCCGACAGTTCTGTTTGGACAATTCTCGGAAGAAATCACGGAACAACAAATCTTCGCGGAACTCCATCAAATGGGGTTTACGGAAGTAATCGAGGTAGCACAAGCATCGGGCATCTTGGCAAAAGCCATACAACGCTATATGGAAAAGAATTCTTACGAGCGTCCTTTCATCTCGTCCTTCTGCCCGGCAATCGTCCGCTTAATACAGGTACGTTTTCCCTCGCTGATAGACCACATTGTCCCGTTAAAACAAGCCATGGACCTAGCAGCCATTTTCGCCCGTAAAAAATATCTCGACAAGGGGATTTCGCCGGATGAAGTCGGTATATTCTACGTCACTCCATGCGCCGCAAAAATCGCGGCAGTAAAAAGCCCGGTTGGCGACGATCAATCCAACATCGACGGAGTTATCAACTTGAATTTCATTTATAACAAAATACAACTGGGCCTCACGCAACACCGGGATCAACCCGTGGGAAGGGTAACCGAACGCACGTACCTCTCCCCCGAATCCATCGCCTGGGACTTGTCGGAAGGTGAGGCCTCTAAATTTGAAGGTCGCTGCCTGGCCATTGACGAGATCCACAACGTGATCGACATACTCGAAAAAATAGAAAATGATGAACTCACGGACATCGATTTTCTTGAACTACGAGCCTGTGACCACTCCTGCGCCGGCGGTGCGCTTGTCGTGAACAACCGATTTTTGACCATCGAACGCCTGCGCAAACGGATGCAAGCCAGCAAACACGAACAACAGCAACCCGATTTCGATGACATACAGGAATACGAATCCTACCTCTTCAAACAAGGTAAACTCCGCGAGAAAATCCCACCACGATCCATCGAACAACTCGACGAAAATATGCTTGTCGCCATGGAAAAGATGGAAAAATTAAACCGCATCATGAGCGTTCTCCCGCAAATCGACTGCGGGGCCTGCGGTGCCCCGGCCTGTCACACGCTAGCAAGGGACGTCGTTCAAGGAAAAGCAAAACTCAATCAATGCGTGTTCATGCAAAAAATCTTGTGCAACGAAGCCTTGATGACACCGGAAGAATCCCTCGAACTTTCAGAAAAAACGTGGGGATTAAAAAGATTTGGAGAATAA